The stretch of DNA CGACCTGTCGTGTCCCGGCCCATCAGGCCGTAGACCAGCACCGGCACGGTCAGCCCGCACCAGATCAGCAGTGTCGGAGTGAACCAGGACATCGCTTCACCGCTACGTTGACACACTGCTTTCCCATGCTAATCTCGGAATCGGGACTATTCGGGTCCCCGTTTCACCGCCATGATCCGACTGACCAAGCAAGCCGACTACGGCATCGTCCTGATGACCCAGCTCGCGTCGACCGGGCAGGCCGCCGCCGCGGAGCTGGCGGTGCAGACCCACCTGCCGGCGCCGATGGTCAGCAAGATCCTCAAGCTGCTCGCCAAGGCCGGCCTGCTGGTGTCTCACCGCGGAGTGCACGGCGGCTACGAACTCGCGCGTTCGGCGGCGGAGATCAGCGTCGCGCACGTGATCTTCGCGCTCGAGGGTCCCATCGCCCTGACCCAGTGCAGCGAACACTCGGAACACGAATGTTCGTACGAGGCGTTTTGTCGCGTCCGCGACAACTGGCAACGGATCGACCGCGCCGTACGCGGAGCGCTCGAGGACATCAAGATCGCCGAGATGGCCCAGGCGGACTTCATGGCCGGCGCGCCCGGCCGGGTCGCCGAGTCCCTGATTCCGCTGGGGAGCAGCACCTGATGCCGACCGCCGCGGACACGATCGGAGCACTCGCCGAACGCGACTACGAGTACGGCTTCGTCACCGACGTCGAGCAGGACACGGCGCCGCCGGGCCTGAGCGAGGAGATCATCGCCTTCATCTCGGCGAAGAAGAACGAGCCGCAGTGGTTGCTCGACTGGCGGCTTGCGGCCTACCGGGGCTGGCAGAAGATGGTCGAGCCGACGTGGGCGAACGTGCGCTACGAGCCGATCGACTATCAGTCGATCTGCTACTACGCGGCGCCGAAGAGCGACGACGACCGGCCCAAGAGCCTCGACGAGATCGATCCCGAGATCCTGGCCACCTACGAGAAGCTCGGCATCCCGCTCAAGGAGCAGGAGATGCTGGCGGGCGTGGCGGTCGACGCGGTGTTCGACAGCGTCTCCGTGGCGACGACGTTCCGCGAGAAGCTGGCGGAACTCGGCGTCATCTTCTGCTCGTTCTCCGAGGCGGTGCAGGACCATCCGGACCTGGTGCGCAAGTACCTGGGAACGGTCGTGCCGCGCCGGGACAACTTCTTCGCCGCCCTGAACTCGGCCGTGTTCTCCGACGGTTCCTTCGTCTACATCCCGAAGGGCGTCCGCTGCCCGATGGAGCTGTCGACCTACTTCCGGATCAACGCAATGAACACGGGCCAGTTCGAGCGTACCCTGATCATCGCGGAGGAAGGCAGCTACGTCAGCTACCTGGAAGGCTGCACCGCGCCGATGCGCGACGAGAACCAGTTGCACGCGGCCGTCGTCGAGCTGATCGCCCACGAAGACGCCCAGATCAAGTACTCGACCGTTCAGAACTGGTACCCGGGCGACAAGGAAGGCGTGGGCGGCATCTACAACTTCGTGACCAAGCGCGGCCTGTGCGAGGGCCGGCGCAGCAAGATCTCCTGGACCCAGGTCGAGACCGGCTCGGCGGTGACCTGGAAGTACCCGAGCTGCATCCTCAGGGGCGACGACTCGGTGGGCGAGTTCTACTCCGTGGCGGTCTCGAACAACCGCCAGCAGGCGGACACCGGGACGAAGATGATCCACGTCGGCAAACGGACCTCGAGCACGATCATCTCGAAGGGGATCTCGGCCGGCGAAGGCCAGAACACGTACCGCGGGTCGGTGCGGATCCTCCGCTCGGCCGAGGACGCCAGGAACTTCTCGCAGTGCGACTCGATGCTGATCGGGGACCGCTGTGGAGCTCACACCTTCCCCTACATCGACGTCGCCAATCCGAGCGCCCAGATGGAGCACGAGGCGTCGACGTCGAAGATCGGCGAAGACCAGATTTTCTACTGCAACCAGAGAGGCATCGACACCGAGGATGCCGTTTCGATGATCGTCAACGGGTTCTGCAAGGAAGTGTTCCGCGAACTCCCGATGGAGTTCGCCGTGGAGGCACAGAAGCTGCTCGAGGTCAGCCTCGAGGGCAGCGTCGGCTGACCCTTTCGGGAGCCGGGGTTGCCGGGACCGCAAGCGGCTGGGAAGACGCCGCACGGAGACATACAGCAATGCTGAGGGTGAGGGACCTTCACGCGAGGGTCGAAGAGCAGGAAATCCTGAAGGGTGTGGACCTGGAGGTGAAAGCCGGCGAGGTCCACGCCGTGATGGGGCCGAACGGCTCGGGCAAGAGCACGCTGGCCCAGGTGCTCGCGGGCAAGGAGGACTACGACGTCACCGCGGGCTCGCTGGAGCTCTTCGGGGAGGATCTGGCGGAGATGGCGCCCGAGGAGCGCGCCCATGCCGGCCTCTTCCTGGCCTTCCAGTACCCGGTCGAGATCCCCGGCGTCGGCAACAGCTACTTCCTCAAGGCCGCGCTCAACGCGATCCGCAAGGCCAGGGGCGAGGACGAGCTCGACGCGATGGACTTCCTCCAGTTGCTGCGCGAACGCGCCGGACTGGTCGACGTGGACGAGGCGCTGCTCAGGCGCCCGGTCAACGAGGGCTTCTCGGGCGGCGAGAAGAAACGGAACGAGATCCTCCAGATGGCCGTGCTCGAGCCGCGGCTGGCCGTGCTCGACGAGACGGACTCCGGGCTCGACATCGACGCGCTGAAGACGGTGGCGGCGGGCGTCAACGCGCTCCGTCGCGAAGATCGGGCGTTCGTCGTGATCACCCACTACCAGCGGTTGCTCAACTACATCGTGCCCGATCACGTCCACGTCCTCCTGGACGGGCGGATCGTGCGTTCCGGCGGCAGCGAGCTGGCGCTCGAACTCGAGGAGAAGGGCTACGCCGGCCTGACCAAGGGTCCGTCCGGAGACTGAGCCGGTGACCGTCTCCAGGGGACCGTCCACCGCTCCGTACCTCGATCTCCATGCCCGCCGCAGCGGCGAGGCGGGGATCCTGCGGGCGCGGCGGCAGGCGGCGATCGAACGGTTCGAGGCCGCGGGCTTCCCGACTGCCCGTGACGAGGAGTGGCGGCAGACGAACCTCGGCTCCCTGCTGCGCGCGACGCCGGTCGCCCCTTCGCCGCCGTCGCTTCGGGGCGGCGAGGCCGCGCCCTTCCTCTACGCTGACTGTCCTCGGATGGTCTTCGTCAACGGTCGCTACGCGGCGGAGGCCTCGTCACCGCCACAACAGGTCAAGGCAGTGGCTCTTGCGGAACTCGGCGCCGGCGACGCCGCGGAGGCGGTCGTGGAGCATCTCGGAGCCAGCGTCGACGGCAGCGCTTCGTGCAGCGCCGACGCGGGAGTGCATCCGTTCGCGGCGCTCAACACCGGCCTGTTCGAGGACGGCGCGGCGATCGTGATCCCGGACGGAGCGATCGTCGAACAGCCGCTGCAAGTGCTTTGGCTCAGCGCGCCGGCGTCGGGCACCCGGGCAGCCGGCGGCAAGGCCCCCGCCGCCGTCGAGGTCAGCTTCCCGCGCCTGCTGGTCGTGGCCGGCGAGAACAGCCAGGCTTCGGTGATCGAGACCTTCGCCGCCGCCGACCCGGGCGCCGGCGGCTACTTCGTCTGCCCGGCTGCGGAGTTCGTCTGCGGCGCGGGCTCGGTGCTCCACCACACCCGCCTGCAAGCCGACGCGACCGACGCCTTTCACCTCGGCTTTCAGCACGCGCACCTCGAACGCTCGGCCTCCTTCGATTCCTCGTCGCTGGCCTTCGGCGGCGGCCTGGTGCGCAACGACACGACCGCCACGCTCGACGGCGAGGGCGCGGACTGCACCCTCGACGGCCTCTACGTCGTCGACGGCTCCCAGTTCGTGGACAACCACATGCGGGTAGAGCACCGGCAGCCGCACACCACGAGCCACCAGCTCTACAAGGGCGTCCTGGACGGCCGGGCGCGCTCGGTGTTCAACGGCCGCATCTACGTGCACCAGGCGGCGCAGAAGACGGACGCCAAGCAGACGAACCGCAACCTGCTGCTGTCGAAGTCGGCGCTTGCCAACAGCAACCCGCAGCTCGAGATCTTCGCAGACGACGTGCGCTGCACCCACGGTTCGACGATCGGCCGGCTGGACGAGGACGCGCTCTTCTACCTGCGGGCGCGCGGCATCGGCCGCGAGCAGGCCCACGGGATGCTCGTCTACGCCTTCGCCCGGGAACTGGTCGAGAAGGCCTCCTACGAGCCGCTCCGGCAGGACCTGGAAGGGCGGCTGCTGGCGAGCCTGAACGGCGGCGGCGACGGGTAGGCCGATGACGGCTCCGGCGCCCTTGGCGGAACGGGAGCGGCTTGCCGCGGCCGAGGCGCTCGACGTCGAACGCCTCCGCGCCTCCTTCCCGATCCTCGACCAGGAGGTTCACGGCCATCCCCTGGTCTACCTCGACAACGCCGCCAGCTCGCAGCGGCCGGAGGCCGTGATCGAGGCGGTCAGCGACTGCTACCGCACCTACTACTCGAACGCCCACCGCGGCGTTCATGCGCTGTCGGAGCGCTCGACCGACGAGTACGAGGCGGCTCGCGGCAAGGTGGCACGGTTCGTTGGAGCGTCGAAGAGCTCCGAACTCGTTTTCACCCGCGGCACGACGGAAAGCCTGAACCTGGTCGCCCAGAGCTACGCGCGGCCGAGGCTGCGTCCCGGCGACGAGGTGCTGCTCACCGAGATGGAGCACCACTCGAACATCGTCCCCTGGCAGCTCGTCTGCGAGCAGACCGGTGCCCGCGTGCGCGCGGCTCCCATCACGGACGACGGCGACCTCGACCTGGCCGCGATGGGCGGACTGATCGGCGAGCGCACCAGGGTGGTCGCGCTGGCCCACGTCTCGAACGCCCTCGGTACCGTGAACGATGTGGCCGCGATCGCCCGTCTGGTTCGCGACCGCTCGGACGCCGCCGTGGTCGTCGACGGGGCGCAGGCCGTGCCTCACATGAAGGTCGACGTCGCTGCCCTCGACTGTGACTTCTACGCCTTTTCCGGCCACAAGATGTACGGTCCGGGCGGGATCGGCGCGCTGTGGGGGCGGGGCGAGCTGCTGGCTTCGATGCCGCCCTATCACGGCGGCGGCGCGATGATCACGCGGGTGACCTTCGAGCGCACCGAGTACACCGTGCCGCCCCACCGCTTCGAGGCGGGCACGCCGAGCATCGCACCGGCGATCGGGCTCGGCGTGGCGATCGAGTTCCTGGAGTCGATCGGCCTCGAGCGGATCGAGCAACACGAGCAGGCACTGCTTTCCCACAGTCTGGAACAGTTGAACGATCTGCCCTGGGTCCGAGTGCTGGGGCAGGCGCCAGAAGGCGGATCGCCGCGCGCAGCCGTCCTCTCGCTGGTCATCGACGGCGCTCATCCCCACGACGCCGCGACCATCCTGGACGAGCAGGGCATCGCGATCCGGGCCGGCCACCACTGCGCGCAGCCGCTGATGGAGCGGCTCGGCGTTCCGGCCACGGTGCGGGCGTCGTTCGGCATGTACAACACCCACGAGGAAGTCGACCGGCTGGTCTCCGGGCTGCACGAAGTGCGCCGGATCTTCGGCTGATCGGCGTAGGCTACGCAGCAACCGCGATGTCCGATCTCCGCGATCTCTACCAGCAGGTCATCCTCGACCACTACCGGGCGCCCCGGAACTTCGGCGCGCTGGAGCCCAACTCGAGCTGCGCCGAGGGCTACAACCCGCTGTGCGGCGACCAGGTCAAGGTCTACCTGCGCATGGACGGCGATCGGGTGGAAGGCCTGACCTTCGAAGGCGTCGGCTGCGCGATCTCGACCGCGTCGGCGTCCCTCATGACCGAGGCCGTCCGCGGCCTCGAGCGGCCGCAGGCGGAGGCGCTGATCGCTTCCTTCCTGGCCCTGATGACCGGCGACGGCAACGGAGGCGGCAGTGTGCCTCTGGGCAAGCTGGAGGTGCTGAGCGGCGTGAAGGACTACCCGGTGCGGATCAAGTGTGCGACCCTGGCGTGGCATGCTCTCCGGGCGGCCCTCGAAGGCGGCGACGCGGAGGCCGTGTCCACCGAGTAGGCTGTACCGGCAACGGGAGGATCTTGAGAATGGACGACACCGCCGCGACCGGAACCCCGGTCGACATGCCGGCCCTCGAGGCGCGGATCGTCGAGGCGCTGAAGACGGTCTACGATCCGGAGATCCCCGTCGACATCTACGAGCTCGGCCTGATCTACGACGTGCGAATCGATCAGGAAGCGCACGTCAAGTTGCAGATGACCCTGACCTCGCCGCACTGCCCGGTCGCCGAGTCGCTCCCGGCCGATGTGGAGCGGACCGTGCGCGACGTCGAGGGTGTGGGCAGCGCCGAGGTCGAGGTGGTCTGGGACCCGACCTGGAATCCGGCGATGATGAGCGAGGCCGCCAAACTGGAACTGGGGTTCTTCTGATGCGGTACCTGTCTCTTTCGACCGCCCTGGCCCTGGTCCTCGCCGCGCCCGCCCTGGCCGCCGAACAAAAGGACCACGGCCTGCGCGGCGCGAAGCACCCGGAACCGGGCGTCCTCTTCGGCGGCCAGCCGACCGAGGATCAGCTCAAGGCGATGGCCGCCGACGGCCTGTCCTTCGTCCTGGACCTGCGCGCCGAGGGCGAGAACCGGGGCTTCGACGAGCAGGCAGCCCTCCAGAGCCTGGACGTTCCCTATCTGAACCTGCCGGTGGATACGGAACGCCTCGAACAACCCGAGACGTTCGAGCGCTTCATCGAGGCGATGGACAAGGTGGACGGCCCGGTGCTCGTCCACTGCGCCTCGGGCAACCGGGTCGGAGCCCTGTACTACGCCTACCTGGTCGCCGGGAAGGGTGTGGAACGGGAAGAGGCCCGCACCCGCGCCAGGGAGAACGGACTGCGAAGCGCCGCGCTCGAGAAGGCCGTCGACCGCTATCTTGATTCAAGGCCCTGAGGATCCCCGGCTCCTGACGGACCGACGTCACCTCCGTCATGTTCTGGAACCGGCTGCGACGAGCACAGGAAGACGAGATGGCTGAGACCCCGGCGACCCTGCCGCGGTTCGGCGCCAGGTTGCGTAGGAACCTGCCGTTCTTCGGGATCGAACTCCTGGTCGTGTTCGTCGGCGTCTACCTGGCGTTTCTCCTTGGCAACCGCCAGGCGACCGAGCGCGAACAGGAAGTCGCGCTGAAGTACCGCGAGGTCCTCATCTGCGACTTCGAGATCCTCGTCTCGTCCCTGCGCAACCAGTTGGAGAGACTGCGGCCGCACAGACAGGTCGTCCGGCAGATCGAGGAGGGCCTGGAACCGGACATTCCGTTGAGCGAGTTCTACTACCTGTACGACGATCGGGTCCTCCAGGCCGCTTTCGACAGCCAGAACTTCGAGTCGTTGGACAGCCGTCTGGTGCAGGCCGTCGTGAAGGGCAGAGTCCTGCTTCTGTCGCTGGAACAACACGTCGGCCGCCTGAACGCGTTCATGGCCACGACTCTGGTGCCGATGCAGCGGGACGGCGACCGTCGCTACTACGACGACGAAGGCAATCTGCTCCCGCACCTGGAGGCGTACCCGCGCCTGGTCGGGGCGGTCACGGACGTGAACGTGAGCCTGCAGCGCGTCCTGCTCGGGGAGGCCCTGTTCAGCCTGCACATCGAAACGATGGGCATCGATTTGAGTGACCTCGTGGGTTTCGATGCGGACGACCCTGACACCCCCAAGGCAGTGAAGGATGCCGTGACTCGCGCGGCGGAGCTCGCCCAATTCGACTTTGAGAACCCGTGCTCTCGTAGCTTTGCCAGCTTGTAGGGACCGTAAGCGGCGACCCTGCTTTAGCTCGCGCCGATGTCCCCGATGTGTCGGATCGAGTCCGCCAGATAGGGGTGGCCTTGCACCCGATCGAGAAAGCGCATGTCCGCGGTGACGACCGGGTACCTTTCCTGCAGCGCCAGAGCAAGGTAGAAACAGTCGTAGGTCGGGTGCTCGAGATCCATGCTGAGTTGAGAGGCGGCGCTGGCGAGTTGGCGCATCGGCACCGGCGTCGCCACGGGCGCCCTCCGTAGCAGCGCCACCGCGCCGGCCAGATCCTCCCGACCTATGTCGCCTCGGCGGCACATCGCCCAGAGGGCGTTCGTCGCTTCCGCGAACAACAGCTCGGGCGCCAACAGGGTGGCGTTTCCCTCGAGCAGGCCAGACGCCTCGCGGGAGAACTCCTCGGAAACCAGCCACTTCACCGCGACGCTGGCATCGACCACCCAGCCGTTCACCGGCTATCCCGATCGCGGTCGGCCCGAATCGTCTCGGTGCTGTCGACGGAGGATCGGAGCCGTCGTCGCATGGCTGCGGCGCGGTCGGCGAAGTCGCTTCCGTCGGCCACGAGAGCGCGACGCAGGATCTCCCGGTGCTCCGCTTCCGCGGACCGGCCGCGGGCCGCAGCCTGGAGCTTCAGAGCGGCAACCACCTGGACCGGTACGTTGCGGACAGTGAGTTGCGGCATGGCGGCCCCTCTTTCTGGTGGTCTCAATGGAGACGCTGTCAAAGAAGGCGATAGTAGATGGCGCTGTCAATGCTGTCAACAAGTCCTGGTCGGCCAGCTTCCCGTGAAGGTAACCCGGTGAGGCGGCAGCGCGCCGGACCGGGGCCCGTGTATGCTTGGTGCCGCTTGACCGGCCCCTCGCCACGCCTTCGTCCGCCGCGCCCACGATCCACAGGAACCACGCGTCGATGAGTCAGGTCGAGGCCGCCGGAACGCCCGAGACCGGCGGGCCGCCCCAGCGCCAGCCGCTGGATGTCGCGACGGACACGCTGCGCTTCCTCGCCGTCGACATGGTCGAGCGGGCGAACAGCGGCCATCCCGGCGCGCCGATGGGTCAGGCGGCGATGGCGGCTCTGCTGTGGACGAAGTACCTGCGCTTCGCTCCCAGGGATCCCCAGTGGCCGAACCGGGACCGGTTCGTCCTCTCCTGCGGCCACGCCTCGGCCCTGATCTACGGCCTGTTGCACCTGGCCGGCTACGACCTGAGTCTCGACGAGATCCGGAGCTTCCGCCAGTACGGCTCCTTGACTCCGGGACACCCGGAGCACGGCCTGACGCCCGGCGTCGAGGTGACGACCGGCCCGCTCGGCCAGGGCATCTCGGCCGCCGTCGGCATGGCGATTGCCGAGCAGCTCCTGGCGGTGCGTTTCAACCGTCCGGGCCACGTTCTGTTCAACCACCGGACCTGGGTGCTTGCCAGCGACGGCGACCTGATGGAAGGCGTCGCCTCCGAGGCCTGCTCGATGGCCGGGCACCTGGGCCTCGGCAAGCTGAACGTGCTCTACGACGCGAACCGGATCACGATCGACGGTCCGACGGACCTGAGCTTCAGCGAGGACGTGCTCGGGCGGTACAAGGCGTACGGCTGGCACACGTTGTCGGTGGAGGACGGCAACGACATCGAAGCTCTCGACGCCGCGTTCGAGGCGGCGCTCGCGGAGACCGACCGCCCGAGCCTGATCCAGGTTCGCACCCACATCGGCTACGGCAGCCCGAACAAGCAGGACAGTGCGTCGTCGCACGGAGCGCCACTCGGCGCTGACGAAGTGGTGGCGACCAAGGAAGCCCTGGGGTGGCCGCTCGAGCCCGAGTTCCTCGTGCCAGAAGCGGCCCGCGAGGCCTTCGCACCGGCTGCCGACTTCGGGTCCGAGGCGGCGGCCGAGTGGCAGAGACTGCTGGAGTCCTACCGGCGCGAGTACCCGGAGGCGGCGGCCGAGCTCGACCGCCGTCTCGCCGTTGGCCTGCCGGACGGCTGGCGCGCTGCGCTGCCGCGCTTCGATCCCGACAGTGGCCCGATCGCTACGCGTTCCGCATCCGGGGTCACCCTCAACGCGCTGAAGGACCTGGTGCCGGAGCTCGCCGGCGGCTCGGCCGACCTGACCGGATCGAACAACACGCTGCTCGAAGGCGAGGGCGACTACGCGGCAGGTGCACCCACCCGCCACTTCCGCTTCGGCGTGCGCGAGCACGCGATGGCCGCGGCGAT from Acidobacteriota bacterium encodes:
- the sufD gene encoding Fe-S cluster assembly protein SufD — translated: MTVSRGPSTAPYLDLHARRSGEAGILRARRQAAIERFEAAGFPTARDEEWRQTNLGSLLRATPVAPSPPSLRGGEAAPFLYADCPRMVFVNGRYAAEASSPPQQVKAVALAELGAGDAAEAVVEHLGASVDGSASCSADAGVHPFAALNTGLFEDGAAIVIPDGAIVEQPLQVLWLSAPASGTRAAGGKAPAAVEVSFPRLLVVAGENSQASVIETFAAADPGAGGYFVCPAAEFVCGAGSVLHHTRLQADATDAFHLGFQHAHLERSASFDSSSLAFGGGLVRNDTTATLDGEGADCTLDGLYVVDGSQFVDNHMRVEHRQPHTTSHQLYKGVLDGRARSVFNGRIYVHQAAQKTDAKQTNRNLLLSKSALANSNPQLEIFADDVRCTHGSTIGRLDEDALFYLRARGIGREQAHGMLVYAFARELVEKASYEPLRQDLEGRLLASLNGGGDG
- the sufB gene encoding Fe-S cluster assembly protein SufB; translated protein: MPTAADTIGALAERDYEYGFVTDVEQDTAPPGLSEEIIAFISAKKNEPQWLLDWRLAAYRGWQKMVEPTWANVRYEPIDYQSICYYAAPKSDDDRPKSLDEIDPEILATYEKLGIPLKEQEMLAGVAVDAVFDSVSVATTFREKLAELGVIFCSFSEAVQDHPDLVRKYLGTVVPRRDNFFAALNSAVFSDGSFVYIPKGVRCPMELSTYFRINAMNTGQFERTLIIAEEGSYVSYLEGCTAPMRDENQLHAAVVELIAHEDAQIKYSTVQNWYPGDKEGVGGIYNFVTKRGLCEGRRSKISWTQVETGSAVTWKYPSCILRGDDSVGEFYSVAVSNNRQQADTGTKMIHVGKRTSSTIISKGISAGEGQNTYRGSVRILRSAEDARNFSQCDSMLIGDRCGAHTFPYIDVANPSAQMEHEASTSKIGEDQIFYCNQRGIDTEDAVSMIVNGFCKEVFRELPMEFAVEAQKLLEVSLEGSVG
- a CDS encoding type II toxin-antitoxin system VapC family toxin produces the protein MNGWVVDASVAVKWLVSEEFSREASGLLEGNATLLAPELLFAEATNALWAMCRRGDIGREDLAGAVALLRRAPVATPVPMRQLASAASQLSMDLEHPTYDCFYLALALQERYPVVTADMRFLDRVQGHPYLADSIRHIGDIGAS
- a CDS encoding SUF system Fe-S cluster assembly protein is translated as MDDTAATGTPVDMPALEARIVEALKTVYDPEIPVDIYELGLIYDVRIDQEAHVKLQMTLTSPHCPVAESLPADVERTVRDVEGVGSAEVEVVWDPTWNPAMMSEAAKLELGFF
- a CDS encoding SUF system Fe-S cluster assembly regulator — encoded protein: MIRLTKQADYGIVLMTQLASTGQAAAAELAVQTHLPAPMVSKILKLLAKAGLLVSHRGVHGGYELARSAAEISVAHVIFALEGPIALTQCSEHSEHECSYEAFCRVRDNWQRIDRAVRGALEDIKIAEMAQADFMAGAPGRVAESLIPLGSST
- the tkt gene encoding transketolase, translating into MSQVEAAGTPETGGPPQRQPLDVATDTLRFLAVDMVERANSGHPGAPMGQAAMAALLWTKYLRFAPRDPQWPNRDRFVLSCGHASALIYGLLHLAGYDLSLDEIRSFRQYGSLTPGHPEHGLTPGVEVTTGPLGQGISAAVGMAIAEQLLAVRFNRPGHVLFNHRTWVLASDGDLMEGVASEACSMAGHLGLGKLNVLYDANRITIDGPTDLSFSEDVLGRYKAYGWHTLSVEDGNDIEALDAAFEAALAETDRPSLIQVRTHIGYGSPNKQDSASSHGAPLGADEVVATKEALGWPLEPEFLVPEAAREAFAPAADFGSEAAAEWQRLLESYRREYPEAAAELDRRLAVGLPDGWRAALPRFDPDSGPIATRSASGVTLNALKDLVPELAGGSADLTGSNNTLLEGEGDYAAGAPTRHFRFGVREHAMAAAMNGLALSGLFRPYGGTFLCFLDYLKPSLRLAALMELRAIYVFTHDSVFLGEDGPTHQPIEHLAHLRAVPRLVVVRPADANETAAAWALALETPGPCALVLTRQKLPVLEATVDGALEGVARGAYVVADGGAEPDLILIATGSEVAPTLEAASELEAEGHAVRVVSMPSWEAFAGQPREYRDHVLPPGVSRRLAVEAAATLGWERWTGSEGDVLGLDRFGASAPYGALVENLGINAAAIAARARLLLGG
- a CDS encoding cysteine desulfurase, translating into MTAPAPLAERERLAAAEALDVERLRASFPILDQEVHGHPLVYLDNAASSQRPEAVIEAVSDCYRTYYSNAHRGVHALSERSTDEYEAARGKVARFVGASKSSELVFTRGTTESLNLVAQSYARPRLRPGDEVLLTEMEHHSNIVPWQLVCEQTGARVRAAPITDDGDLDLAAMGGLIGERTRVVALAHVSNALGTVNDVAAIARLVRDRSDAAVVVDGAQAVPHMKVDVAALDCDFYAFSGHKMYGPGGIGALWGRGELLASMPPYHGGGAMITRVTFERTEYTVPPHRFEAGTPSIAPAIGLGVAIEFLESIGLERIEQHEQALLSHSLEQLNDLPWVRVLGQAPEGGSPRAAVLSLVIDGAHPHDAATILDEQGIAIRAGHHCAQPLMERLGVPATVRASFGMYNTHEEVDRLVSGLHEVRRIFG
- a CDS encoding sulfur transferase domain-containing protein; the encoded protein is MRYLSLSTALALVLAAPALAAEQKDHGLRGAKHPEPGVLFGGQPTEDQLKAMAADGLSFVLDLRAEGENRGFDEQAALQSLDVPYLNLPVDTERLEQPETFERFIEAMDKVDGPVLVHCASGNRVGALYYAYLVAGKGVEREEARTRARENGLRSAALEKAVDRYLDSRP
- a CDS encoding SUF system NifU family Fe-S cluster assembly protein, with the translated sequence MSDLRDLYQQVILDHYRAPRNFGALEPNSSCAEGYNPLCGDQVKVYLRMDGDRVEGLTFEGVGCAISTASASLMTEAVRGLERPQAEALIASFLALMTGDGNGGGSVPLGKLEVLSGVKDYPVRIKCATLAWHALRAALEGGDAEAVSTE
- the sufC gene encoding Fe-S cluster assembly ATPase SufC, coding for MLRVRDLHARVEEQEILKGVDLEVKAGEVHAVMGPNGSGKSTLAQVLAGKEDYDVTAGSLELFGEDLAEMAPEERAHAGLFLAFQYPVEIPGVGNSYFLKAALNAIRKARGEDELDAMDFLQLLRERAGLVDVDEALLRRPVNEGFSGGEKKRNEILQMAVLEPRLAVLDETDSGLDIDALKTVAAGVNALRREDRAFVVITHYQRLLNYIVPDHVHVLLDGRIVRSGGSELALELEEKGYAGLTKGPSGD